The Spirosoma sp. SC4-14 DNA window ATCGACAAAGCCAAAGAAATTCTGAGTTCGAGCAACCTGACCACGGCCGAAGTTGCCTATCAGCTTGGCTTCGAACATCCACAATCGTTCAACAAGATTTTCAAGCGCAAGACCAACGTATCGCCCATCGAGTTTCGGCAGTCGTTCAACTAAACGTTTACCTGATTACAAACCCTTATGTCTTATTGCCACGCCATCGACACGATGACGGAGGAACGGAAAGCCCTCCACAAAGCCTATCACGACTATCAGTATGGTTTCCCCATTCACGACGACAACGAACTGTTCTGTCGGCTGGTGCTGGAAATCAATCAGGCTGGCCTAAGCTGGGAAACCATTCTGAAAAAAGAAGCGACCTTCCGAAAAGCATACGACAATTTCGACCTGAAAACCGTTGCCAGCTATACCGATGCCGACCGGGAACGCTTATTGGCCGATCCGGGCATCATCCGCAACCGACTGAAGATCAACGCGGCCATTGAGAATGCGAAGACAATTTTACAGTTACAGACCGAACATGGTTCCTTTGAGAACTGGCTGGCGTTGCATCACCCTAAAACCAAGGCCGAATGGGTAAAGCTGTTCAAAAAAACATTCCGGTTTACAGGTGGAGAAATCGTCAATGAATTTCTGATGAGCATTGGCTATCTACCCGGTGCACACGTTACCAACTGCCCCGTTTATCAAACCATACTGGATGCCCGTCCGAAGTGGTTCGTTTGATGGACTGGTAAATAACCTTGTCCCAAACCGTACAGCCAATGTCCACTTTCGGACATTGGCTGTTTGTTTATTAACCCAAGAGGGCCATTCTGAAGTGCTCAGTGGCTTTTTTTGAGTTTGGCCGCTCATTTGCTCAGCAAAAATAGAACTAACAAAAACCGATGAAACGAAGCTACTTGGGTGAGTTTGAAGAGATCGTCCTACTGACGGTAGCTGTCCTGGAACTGCAAAAGCAGGCCTACGGTGTTGCCATCACGCACGAGATCATCGAGCAAACGGGTCGTTCGGTACGGCTCAATCAGATTCATTCGGCGCTGGACCGGCTCGAAGATAAAGGCATGGTAAAGTCGGAAATGGGCGAACCCACTGCCGAACGGGGTGGTCGCCGGAAACGGCTGTTTAGCGTTACGGCCTACGGTCGGCGGACCTTGCAGGAAATTCAGGAAGTCCGGGTTAGCTTCTGGAACCGATTGCTGAATCCACTAAATAGCATAGGGCAGAGGGGTTGGGGCATGGGGTAGCTATGCCAGCGTTTAACCCCATGCCCTAAACCCTTTTCTCCATGCGCTACAGCCCACCCCGCTTCGCTGACAAACTCCTCCGCTTTTTCCTGCCCGATGATCGGCTGGAAGAA harbors:
- a CDS encoding helix-turn-helix transcriptional regulator — protein: MKRSYLGEFEEIVLLTVAVLELQKQAYGVAITHEIIEQTGRSVRLNQIHSALDRLEDKGMVKSEMGEPTAERGGRRKRLFSVTAYGRRTLQEIQEVRVSFWNRLLNPLNSIGQRGWGMG
- a CDS encoding DNA-3-methyladenine glycosylase I; translation: MSYCHAIDTMTEERKALHKAYHDYQYGFPIHDDNELFCRLVLEINQAGLSWETILKKEATFRKAYDNFDLKTVASYTDADRERLLADPGIIRNRLKINAAIENAKTILQLQTEHGSFENWLALHHPKTKAEWVKLFKKTFRFTGGEIVNEFLMSIGYLPGAHVTNCPVYQTILDARPKWFV